One stretch of Pradoshia sp. D12 DNA includes these proteins:
- a CDS encoding sugar ABC transporter ATP-binding protein, whose translation MKDEILFSMTGIEKSFGKVHVLKNTQFEVRKGEIHALMGENGAGKSTLMNILAGLLDKDAGEITFEGKQISKMTPDLASELGIAFVHQELNLAEDLSVAENVFIGRLPYINKFLGIIDFKKLYEDTQYWLNMVGAKVKPTDLVSSLSTANKQLIEITKALSLNAKVIIFDEPTTSLSDKDVEVLFIIIRRLKEKGFSSIYISHRMREIFELCERITIMRDGNYIATEEVKSLSEDQIISMLVGREIKDLYPKQPTDIGPVRLHVKNFTCKAGKVNDVSFEAKRGEVVGFAGLVGSGRTETMRLLFGADRLKSGEITIDNRKVTIKSPVDAIKNGIGLLTEDRKHQGLFLGLSIKDNITITSLKQFLLNQKQLVKITNDSVEEVNIKVSDIDNPVSSLSGGNQQKVVLAKWLNADNQIYIFDEPTKGIDVGAKSEIYAIINQLALRGKTILIVSSEIPELLGTCDRIHVFHEGKITGELIVSDYKNRKDEAQELIMKYATGSQ comes from the coding sequence ATGAAAGATGAGATTTTATTTTCAATGACTGGTATTGAAAAAAGTTTTGGCAAGGTTCATGTATTAAAGAATACTCAATTTGAAGTCCGTAAGGGCGAAATTCATGCATTGATGGGTGAAAATGGTGCTGGCAAGTCTACCTTGATGAATATTCTAGCGGGACTATTAGATAAGGATGCTGGTGAAATTACTTTTGAAGGAAAACAGATAAGCAAAATGACACCAGATCTTGCATCCGAATTAGGAATTGCTTTTGTACATCAGGAATTAAACTTAGCAGAGGATTTATCAGTTGCAGAAAATGTCTTCATCGGACGTTTGCCGTATATCAATAAGTTTCTTGGGATAATTGATTTTAAAAAATTATATGAAGATACACAGTACTGGCTGAATATGGTTGGAGCTAAGGTGAAACCTACAGATCTTGTAAGCTCTCTTTCTACGGCAAATAAGCAGTTGATTGAAATTACAAAAGCTTTGAGCTTGAATGCTAAAGTAATTATTTTTGATGAACCAACAACGTCTCTTTCTGATAAAGATGTAGAAGTATTATTTATTATTATCCGTCGCCTAAAAGAGAAAGGCTTTTCGAGTATCTATATCTCTCACCGCATGAGAGAGATCTTTGAATTATGTGAACGGATTACAATCATGCGTGATGGAAATTACATTGCGACGGAGGAAGTAAAGAGTTTATCAGAAGACCAAATTATATCCATGCTTGTTGGTAGGGAAATAAAGGATTTATATCCCAAACAACCTACCGATATTGGACCTGTGCGCTTACATGTGAAAAACTTCACATGTAAGGCCGGGAAAGTAAATGATGTGAGCTTCGAAGCAAAGCGTGGAGAAGTAGTAGGATTTGCGGGGTTGGTTGGTAGTGGTAGAACTGAAACGATGCGATTGCTTTTTGGAGCTGATCGCCTAAAATCGGGAGAAATCACTATTGATAACCGTAAAGTAACCATAAAATCTCCAGTAGATGCAATTAAGAATGGGATTGGATTATTGACGGAGGATAGGAAGCACCAAGGGCTTTTCTTGGGACTATCAATTAAGGACAATATCACAATTACTAGCTTGAAACAATTCCTTCTCAATCAGAAGCAATTAGTCAAAATCACCAATGATTCCGTTGAAGAGGTGAATATAAAAGTTAGTGACATCGATAATCCAGTTTCTAGTTTATCAGGGGGAAATCAACAAAAAGTCGTACTGGCTAAATGGTTAAATGCGGATAATCAAATTTATATTTTTGATGAACCGACAAAAGGAATTGATGTAGGTGCAAAATCAGAAATCTATGCAATTATTAATCAGCTTGCTCTTCGAGGGAAAACCATTTTGATTGTTTCATCGGAAATTCCTGAATTATTGGGTACTTGCGATCGCATTCATGTCTTCCATGAAGGAAAGATAACCGGTGAGTTAATTGTTTCTGATTATAAGAATAGAAAAGATGAAGCACAAGAATTGATTATGAAATATGCAACTGGGAGTCAATGA
- a CDS encoding ABC transporter permease: MEKAGKRIDLKSLFMNYSVYIVLIVLLVYFSIANSDFLSSYNIENFLQQIPPVGILTVAYAMILICGYVDLSIGYVAMASGMVGLYAANSGLPAPVVILLALMTGAILGTMNALLIKKFDLPSFILTLGSCYVIKGMLGFFTNEQFIGSEAEWLSGLAKTPIGTETVKSNTLIFIVIIVLFVFIMKKTRLGKNTYAVGSNQEAARLSGINTDLHIVKVFIIEGILAAIAGLLIVSNLDGGASKDANGLDLFAMAAAIMGGTSFSGGIGTIGGAVAGIMTLQVFKNGLTLMGVNSFLQDTVTGLVIILAIIIDYFKRKASR; this comes from the coding sequence ATGGAAAAAGCGGGAAAAAGAATAGACTTAAAATCCCTATTTATGAATTATTCAGTGTATATAGTTTTAATCGTTCTACTGGTATACTTTTCAATCGCAAATAGTGATTTTCTTAGTTCATACAATATTGAGAATTTCTTGCAACAAATACCACCTGTAGGAATCTTAACTGTTGCATATGCCATGATTCTGATTTGTGGTTATGTTGATTTATCGATTGGTTATGTAGCAATGGCCTCTGGTATGGTAGGTTTATATGCTGCTAATAGCGGGCTTCCAGCGCCTGTTGTGATCCTCCTTGCATTGATGACAGGTGCAATATTAGGAACGATGAATGCTTTGTTAATCAAAAAGTTCGACTTACCTTCATTTATTTTGACTTTAGGTTCATGCTATGTAATTAAAGGTATGCTTGGATTTTTCACGAACGAACAATTTATTGGTTCAGAAGCAGAGTGGTTAAGTGGATTAGCCAAAACACCTATTGGTACTGAAACTGTAAAAAGTAACACATTGATATTCATTGTGATAATCGTATTATTTGTCTTTATCATGAAAAAGACACGTCTTGGAAAAAATACATATGCTGTTGGTTCTAATCAGGAGGCAGCACGCCTATCTGGTATCAATACGGACCTTCATATTGTCAAGGTCTTCATTATTGAGGGTATTCTAGCAGCAATTGCCGGTCTATTGATTGTGTCTAATTTAGATGGCGGTGCTTCAAAAGATGCCAATGGTTTGGATTTATTCGCCATGGCAGCTGCGATAATGGGCGGTACATCATTTAGTGGCGGTATTGGTACTATTGGCGGAGCTGTAGCTGGGATCATGACTTTGCAGGTATTCAAAAACGGATTAACTCTTATGGGAGTGAATTCTTTCTTGCAGGATACGGTAACAGGTCTTGTAATCATCCTGGCAATCATCATAGATTACTTCAAACGCAAAGCAAGTCGCTGA
- a CDS encoding sugar ABC transporter substrate-binding protein: MLKKGKKLVTGLTIATLLLAGCGKEENTASGAEDKSLYFVPIVDTGAYWNPMKKGAEDAAKEYGYTLVTKTSPSAEPSKKEKHIGFIKEATAKDVAGIAVAPIEKKAFVSPIKAAMDKDIPVITFDADLENEADRTAYVGTDNVSAGKELGVQAATEMKEKGITSGSIAIVCVDVAQPTMIDREKGIKEGFEEVYGADAKNFKFLATIQDNDQPSESKKQLEGYISANKDLVTVFSLGSEGPDVGVMSAIQSQGKAGKILHYGFDYTDTWLKGIEDGRITAIVDQDAYQIGYQVIENLVKVIDGEEIDSTIPIDVKYVKADDLKEYGEGKSKVKTSSTDDAE, from the coding sequence ATGTTGAAAAAAGGGAAAAAACTAGTTACTGGACTCACTATTGCAACATTGTTATTAGCTGGATGTGGGAAAGAAGAAAACACTGCGAGTGGAGCTGAGGATAAGTCCTTGTATTTTGTTCCTATCGTAGATACGGGTGCCTATTGGAATCCGATGAAAAAAGGAGCAGAGGATGCAGCGAAAGAATACGGTTACACATTAGTAACGAAAACCTCCCCATCCGCTGAGCCAAGTAAGAAAGAAAAACATATTGGATTTATTAAGGAAGCAACAGCAAAAGACGTTGCAGGTATTGCAGTTGCGCCTATTGAAAAGAAAGCATTTGTTTCTCCAATCAAAGCAGCAATGGATAAAGATATCCCTGTAATCACTTTTGATGCAGATTTAGAAAATGAGGCAGATCGTACAGCTTATGTTGGAACAGATAACGTATCTGCCGGTAAAGAATTAGGGGTTCAAGCAGCTACAGAAATGAAGGAAAAAGGGATTACAAGCGGTTCAATTGCAATTGTTTGTGTAGACGTGGCACAGCCGACGATGATTGACCGTGAAAAAGGGATAAAAGAAGGCTTTGAAGAAGTTTATGGAGCTGACGCGAAGAATTTCAAATTCTTAGCTACTATCCAGGATAATGACCAACCATCTGAATCTAAGAAGCAATTAGAAGGTTATATTTCTGCGAATAAAGATTTAGTAACTGTATTCTCACTTGGTTCTGAAGGTCCAGATGTAGGTGTTATGAGTGCAATTCAATCACAAGGAAAAGCTGGAAAAATTCTTCATTATGGATTTGACTATACTGATACTTGGTTAAAAGGTATTGAAGATGGCCGTATTACTGCTATTGTTGATCAGGATGCCTATCAAATTGGTTATCAAGTAATTGAAAACCTAGTAAAAGTAATCGATGGTGAAGAAATTGATTCTACAATTCCAATTGACGTTAAATATGTTAAAGCTGATGATTTGAAAGAATATGGAGAAGGAAAAAGTAAAGTAAAAACTAGCTCTACTGACGATGCAGAATAA
- the xylB gene encoding xylulokinase produces the protein MAYVLGLDLGTSAIKGLLVNKDGNLVAEATATYPLDTPQIGFSEQNPKHWIEAANHVMLELLEKVPDMKELLEGISFSGQMHSLVLLDEKDKPLRPAILWNDVRTTEQCKEIKEKAGELILSHTKNIALEGFTLPKILWVQKHEPEIWSKVKRIQLPKDYLRFWLTNQYHMDFSDAAGTLMLNQDTKEWDHDILSRFDIPKSILPDVVPSTKVVGFLKPELQEYYGFSRDVKIITGGADNACAAVGAGILQEGIGMCSIGTSGVFLSYEEDAKKNYQGKLHMFHHAMDDANYSMGVTLAAGNSLNWFKQNFAPNQSFGELLADINSVAIGSDGLLFAPYIVGERTPYSDSQIRGSFIGIDTHHQLKHFARSVLEGITFSLMDSKIIMEEIADKKFDRIVSVGGGAKNNDWLQMQADIFDTAVVNLTTEQGPGLGAVMLAAVGCGWFSDLNDCAARFVSYKEEIIPKAENVEKYKEVYARYRKVYEGTKEICHSYFGK, from the coding sequence ATGGCATACGTCTTAGGGCTAGATTTAGGTACTAGTGCAATAAAGGGATTATTAGTAAACAAAGATGGAAATCTGGTTGCAGAAGCGACGGCAACATATCCATTGGATACCCCGCAAATAGGATTTAGTGAGCAAAATCCAAAGCATTGGATAGAAGCTGCCAATCATGTAATGCTTGAGCTTTTAGAAAAGGTTCCTGATATGAAAGAGTTGTTAGAGGGAATTAGCTTTTCTGGGCAAATGCACAGTTTGGTATTGTTAGATGAGAAAGATAAGCCACTACGTCCGGCCATTCTATGGAATGATGTTCGTACCACCGAACAATGTAAGGAAATTAAAGAAAAAGCAGGGGAACTGATTCTTTCCCATACTAAAAACATTGCATTAGAAGGGTTTACTTTGCCTAAGATCCTATGGGTTCAAAAGCATGAGCCGGAAATTTGGTCAAAAGTTAAACGCATACAGTTACCTAAAGACTATTTACGTTTCTGGTTAACTAATCAATATCATATGGACTTTTCAGATGCCGCTGGTACCTTGATGTTAAATCAGGATACAAAGGAATGGGATCATGATATTTTAAGCAGATTTGATATTCCAAAGTCAATTTTACCAGATGTCGTACCTTCAACTAAAGTCGTTGGTTTCTTGAAGCCCGAGCTGCAAGAATATTATGGTTTTTCTCGTGACGTCAAGATTATTACGGGTGGAGCAGATAATGCATGTGCTGCAGTTGGAGCTGGTATTTTGCAAGAGGGTATTGGTATGTGCTCTATTGGAACCAGTGGTGTTTTTCTCTCATATGAAGAAGATGCCAAAAAGAATTATCAAGGAAAATTGCATATGTTTCATCATGCTATGGATGATGCAAACTATTCAATGGGTGTCACCTTAGCTGCAGGAAATAGTTTAAACTGGTTTAAACAAAATTTTGCACCAAATCAATCATTTGGGGAACTTTTAGCTGATATTAATTCTGTGGCTATTGGCAGTGATGGGCTTCTTTTTGCTCCATATATTGTTGGTGAAAGAACACCGTATAGTGATAGTCAGATTCGCGGAAGCTTTATTGGAATCGATACACATCATCAATTAAAACATTTTGCAAGAAGTGTATTAGAAGGTATTACTTTCTCTTTGATGGACTCAAAAATAATCATGGAGGAAATTGCAGATAAGAAATTCGATCGTATTGTGTCAGTGGGCGGTGGAGCCAAAAATAATGACTGGTTACAAATGCAGGCGGATATTTTTGATACAGCCGTTGTTAACTTAACGACAGAACAAGGGCCAGGTTTAGGAGCTGTAATGCTGGCAGCAGTTGGCTGTGGATGGTTCTCTGATTTAAATGATTGTGCAGCGCGTTTTGTTTCTTATAAAGAAGAAATCATACCTAAAGCAGAGAATGTAGAAAAATATAAAGAAGTTTATGCGCGTTATCGCAAAGTATATGAAGGAACAAAAGAGATTTGTCATAGTTACTTTGGCAAATAA
- a CDS encoding phosphoketolase produces the protein MTNFDSKDYLAKVDAWWRAANYISVAQMYLKDNPLLRESIQEKDIKTHPIGHWGTISGQNFIYAHLNRVINKYDLNMFYIEGPGHGGQVMVANSYIDGSYTEIYPEITQDEAGLKELCKIFSFPGGIASHAAPETPGSIHEGGELGYSLAHATGAILDNPDVIAATVIGDGEAETGPLAAGWFSNVFINPVNDGAVLPILYLNGGKISNPTILERKSDEELAQYFKGLGWDPIFVSGTDPEVVHPLMAEQLDKAIEQIKAIQTEARQEKAEVAQLPNWPVLIVRTPKGWTGPKEWDGEPIEGGFRAHQVPIPVDAHHMQHIDALIDWLKSYRPEELFDEKGAIVEEIREISPKGDRRMSANPITNGGIDPKPMKITDWKQYAIDTTKPGAVVAQDMVEFGNFARDLVLANPDNFRIFGPDESKSNRLNKVFEVTNRQWLEAKHNDYDEWIAPAGRVIDSQLSEHQCEGFLEGYVLTGRHGFFVSYEAFLRVVDSMITQHFKWLRKAKEQSWRKNYPSLNLIATSTVFQQDHNGYTHQDPGLLTHLAEKKPEFIREYLPADTNTMMAVMAEVLSSEELINLVVCSKHPRPQFYSAEEAEILVKDGLKIIDWASTEIDGEDPDVIIAAAGTEPNLEALAAVTILNKAFPELKIRFINIVDILRLRHPDIDPRGLTDEEFDQYFTKDKPVIFCYHGYEGMIRDIFFDRHNHKLYIHGYRENGDITTPFDMRVYSEMDRFHVAKDAANAVYGMGAADFAKQMDETISFHHSYIREHGVDIPEVINWTWGLEKKTAY, from the coding sequence ATGACAAACTTTGATTCGAAAGATTATTTAGCAAAAGTTGACGCGTGGTGGCGTGCTGCTAACTATATTTCAGTAGCACAAATGTATTTAAAAGATAACCCACTGCTTAGAGAATCAATTCAAGAAAAGGATATAAAAACCCACCCAATTGGGCATTGGGGGACAATTTCTGGTCAAAACTTTATTTATGCACATTTAAACCGTGTTATCAATAAATATGATTTAAATATGTTTTACATAGAAGGCCCCGGACATGGCGGTCAAGTGATGGTAGCGAATTCGTATATTGATGGCAGCTACACTGAAATATACCCGGAAATTACACAGGACGAAGCGGGTTTAAAAGAGTTATGTAAAATCTTCTCTTTTCCAGGAGGTATAGCATCACACGCAGCACCTGAAACACCTGGATCTATTCATGAAGGTGGAGAACTTGGATATTCATTAGCACATGCGACAGGTGCCATTTTAGATAATCCGGATGTAATTGCAGCAACTGTTATTGGTGATGGAGAAGCGGAAACAGGCCCGTTAGCAGCAGGCTGGTTTTCAAATGTATTTATTAATCCAGTCAATGATGGAGCTGTCTTGCCAATTCTTTACCTAAATGGCGGGAAAATTTCAAATCCGACTATCTTAGAGCGTAAATCAGATGAAGAGTTAGCGCAATACTTTAAAGGTTTAGGCTGGGATCCTATTTTTGTTTCTGGAACAGACCCGGAAGTAGTCCACCCATTAATGGCTGAGCAATTAGATAAAGCTATTGAGCAGATTAAAGCTATACAAACCGAAGCTCGCCAAGAAAAGGCTGAGGTAGCCCAACTCCCTAACTGGCCAGTTCTCATCGTTCGTACACCAAAGGGATGGACAGGCCCTAAAGAGTGGGATGGAGAACCAATTGAAGGCGGATTTCGTGCCCATCAAGTGCCAATTCCAGTAGACGCTCATCATATGCAGCACATTGATGCGTTGATTGATTGGTTGAAATCCTATCGTCCAGAAGAGTTATTTGATGAAAAAGGTGCAATTGTTGAGGAAATTCGTGAGATTTCACCAAAAGGCGATCGCAGAATGTCTGCTAATCCAATTACAAATGGCGGCATTGATCCAAAACCAATGAAGATTACGGATTGGAAGCAATATGCGATTGATACGACGAAACCTGGAGCAGTAGTCGCACAGGATATGGTGGAATTCGGCAATTTTGCAAGAGATCTAGTTCTGGCAAATCCAGATAATTTCCGGATATTTGGGCCTGATGAATCCAAATCGAATCGCTTAAACAAAGTTTTTGAAGTAACGAATCGTCAATGGTTAGAAGCCAAACATAATGATTATGATGAATGGATCGCTCCGGCTGGTCGTGTAATCGATTCACAGTTGTCTGAACATCAATGTGAAGGTTTCTTGGAAGGGTATGTTTTAACTGGGCGACATGGGTTCTTTGTAAGCTATGAGGCATTTTTGCGTGTAGTAGATTCAATGATTACCCAACATTTTAAATGGTTGCGTAAGGCTAAGGAACAATCATGGCGTAAGAACTATCCATCATTAAACTTGATTGCCACTTCAACTGTTTTCCAACAGGATCATAATGGTTATACACATCAAGATCCAGGATTGTTAACGCATTTAGCGGAAAAGAAACCGGAATTCATTCGAGAATATTTGCCAGCGGACACTAATACAATGATGGCTGTCATGGCAGAGGTTTTGAGTTCAGAAGAACTAATTAATCTGGTTGTTTGCTCAAAGCATCCACGTCCGCAATTCTATTCTGCCGAAGAAGCGGAAATTTTAGTGAAGGACGGCTTAAAAATAATTGACTGGGCATCCACTGAAATTGATGGTGAAGATCCAGATGTTATTATTGCAGCGGCAGGAACAGAGCCTAATTTAGAAGCCTTAGCTGCTGTTACAATACTAAATAAAGCATTCCCTGAACTTAAAATTCGTTTTATCAATATTGTAGATATTTTAAGATTACGCCATCCTGATATTGATCCAAGAGGTCTAACGGATGAAGAATTTGATCAGTATTTCACGAAAGATAAGCCTGTTATATTCTGTTACCATGGTTATGAAGGAATGATTCGTGATATTTTCTTTGATCGTCATAATCATAAACTATATATTCATGGTTATCGTGAAAATGGTGACATTACAACACCATTTGATATGCGTGTTTATTCTGAAATGGATCGTTTCCATGTTGCAAAAGATGCAGCTAATGCAGTATATGGTATGGGAGCAGCAGATTTCGCAAAACAAATGGATGAAACAATCAGCTTCCATCATAGCTACATTCGTGAGCATGGAGTAGATATTCCGGAAGTTATAAATTGGACTTGGGGATTAGAAAAAAAAACAGCTTATTAG
- a CDS encoding IS3 family transposase: MTKYSESFKYKVVQKYLHGQVFQSMSHMGNCLDNSPTENFFGVLKQEMYYGEPLCTYEELKNKINKYINYYNTKRIKQELVGMIPVEYRLHTSQPVASL; this comes from the coding sequence TTGACTAAATACAGCGAATCATTTAAATACAAAGTTGTACAGAAGTACCTTCATGGACAAGTATTCCAAAGTATGTCCCATATGGGCAACTGCCTGGACAATTCACCGACGGAAAACTTTTTTGGCGTACTGAAACAAGAGATGTATTATGGAGAACCTTTATGTACCTATGAAGAATTAAAGAATAAGATTAACAAATACATTAACTATTACAATACAAAACGCATCAAGCAAGAATTGGTTGGTATGATTCCGGTTGAATACCGTCTTCATACCAGCCAACCAGTTGCTTCATTATAA
- a CDS encoding Sec23/Sec24 zinc finger-containing protein codes for MQERFPGIVWFCDRCNACLSEQPGFDDHHYVWKCTECGHKNSISSDTIYESKDDFRNYDG; via the coding sequence ATGCAGGAGAGATTTCCGGGTATCGTGTGGTTTTGCGATCGCTGCAATGCTTGCCTGAGCGAGCAGCCGGGTTTTGATGACCATCACTATGTTTGGAAATGTACAGAGTGTGGTCATAAGAATAGCATTTCTTCGGATACAATCTATGAATCTAAGGATGATTTCAGAAATTATGACGGTTAA
- a CDS encoding BMP family lipoprotein, with protein MKRNAKKLVMLVCIALLTFAMAACGKSEDKESGSNKDGLKIAIVTSLTGVDDGNFNENNYNGILKFIENHPTATVKAIKEETGDPAAGVQAVADIVADYDVIVTPGFQFAGVSSVALENPDKKFILIDSEPTPVGDQKTFDNIYSMTFAEQEGGFFAGMAAALETKSNKVAVVNGIAYPSNVNYQFGFESGVEFVNKKYEKNVEVVELSGYAGTDVNGVDVGGNYAGSFGDEATGKVIGNALIKKGVDQIFVAAGGTGNGVFTAVKEAKGDVKVIGCDVDQFDDGVNGSENIVLTSAAKFMGMNVEKQLNAIVDGSFKSGNVVLHADSNSTGFIKEEGRHQLSEDTLTKMNEAYELVKEGEIVPASNFNGYTPEKFPGL; from the coding sequence TTGAAGCGAAATGCAAAGAAATTGGTTATGTTAGTATGTATTGCCCTACTGACTTTTGCTATGGCAGCATGCGGGAAAAGTGAAGATAAAGAATCCGGAAGTAATAAAGATGGGTTAAAAATTGCGATTGTAACAAGCCTAACTGGTGTTGACGATGGCAACTTTAACGAAAATAACTACAATGGTATTTTAAAATTCATCGAAAACCATCCAACAGCTACTGTAAAAGCTATTAAAGAAGAAACGGGTGATCCTGCTGCGGGAGTACAAGCCGTTGCTGATATCGTGGCAGATTATGACGTGATTGTAACACCTGGCTTCCAATTTGCTGGAGTTTCCAGTGTTGCTTTAGAAAATCCTGATAAGAAATTTATTTTAATTGATTCTGAGCCTACACCTGTAGGTGACCAAAAAACGTTCGATAATATTTACTCTATGACTTTTGCCGAACAAGAAGGTGGCTTTTTTGCCGGAATGGCAGCAGCACTTGAAACAAAATCAAATAAAGTTGCAGTCGTAAATGGAATTGCTTATCCATCAAATGTAAACTATCAATTTGGTTTTGAATCTGGCGTAGAGTTTGTTAATAAAAAGTATGAAAAAAATGTTGAGGTTGTTGAGTTATCTGGATATGCAGGAACTGATGTCAACGGAGTGGATGTTGGCGGTAACTATGCAGGATCTTTTGGAGATGAAGCAACAGGAAAAGTAATTGGTAATGCATTGATTAAAAAAGGTGTAGACCAAATCTTTGTTGCAGCAGGTGGAACGGGTAACGGTGTGTTCACTGCTGTTAAGGAAGCGAAAGGCGATGTTAAAGTAATTGGTTGTGACGTTGACCAATTTGATGATGGTGTAAATGGTTCTGAGAACATTGTATTAACATCTGCAGCTAAATTTATGGGCATGAACGTTGAAAAGCAATTGAATGCAATTGTTGACGGAAGCTTTAAAAGCGGAAACGTAGTTCTTCATGCAGATTCAAATTCTACTGGATTTATAAAAGAAGAAGGACGTCACCAATTATCAGAAGATACCCTTACGAAAATGAATGAAGCGTACGAGTTAGTGAAAGAAGGCGAAATCGTGCCGGCATCTAACTTTAATGGTTATACGCCAGAAAAATTCCCAGGGTTGTAA
- a CDS encoding ABC transporter ATP-binding protein: MSDYIVEMKHITKRFPGIVANDDVSIGIKKGEIFALLGENGAGKSTLMSMLGGMYEPDEGEIYIRGEKVNISSPNHAAKLNIGMVHQHFKLVSDYTITENIILGIEPIRKFAGLFPYVDIRNANRKIEELSKSFGLEVDPTKKIADLNVSMQQRVEILKVLYREADILIFDEPTAVLTPQEIEFLLDIIKGLRDGGKTIILITHKLEEIKKVADRCAVLNKGRLVDVLDVETTSVNHMAQLMVGREVNFEAEKLPAEFKEEVLKVEHLTVKNEDGFEVVKDVSFTIRSGEIFAIAGVADNGQVEIADAIAGLTKVSNGTIHLNGKDITNETIRSRTEAGISYIPEDRQSFGLFLDFDLATNLALKQYYKEPFSSKWMLNKEEFERSGSELIDKYDIRSGQGVKTQVRSMSGGNQQKAIIAREIELQSPLMIFVQPTRGVDIGAIENIHKMIIQERDRGKAILLISLELDEIMNVADTIGVIYNGQLQKIASRESLTTNEVGEYMMGAKHE; encoded by the coding sequence ATGTCTGATTATATTGTAGAGATGAAACATATAACCAAACGATTTCCTGGAATAGTAGCGAATGATGATGTCTCTATCGGCATAAAAAAGGGAGAAATCTTCGCCTTACTTGGAGAAAATGGTGCTGGTAAATCAACGTTGATGAGTATGCTGGGTGGCATGTATGAGCCGGATGAAGGCGAAATCTATATCCGGGGTGAGAAAGTGAATATCAGCTCACCTAACCATGCGGCGAAGCTCAACATAGGGATGGTCCATCAGCATTTCAAACTGGTATCAGATTACACGATTACAGAGAATATTATTTTGGGAATCGAGCCAATCAGAAAATTTGCAGGTCTCTTTCCATATGTGGATATTCGAAATGCCAATCGAAAAATTGAAGAACTGTCCAAAAGCTTTGGCTTAGAAGTGGATCCTACGAAAAAAATAGCAGATCTGAACGTTTCCATGCAACAACGAGTGGAAATTCTTAAGGTACTTTATCGTGAAGCGGATATCCTTATTTTTGATGAACCGACTGCAGTCTTAACGCCGCAGGAAATTGAATTCTTGCTGGATATTATCAAAGGTCTACGAGACGGCGGGAAAACAATCATATTGATTACACATAAGCTAGAAGAGATCAAGAAGGTGGCTGATCGATGCGCCGTATTGAACAAAGGCAGATTGGTCGATGTCCTGGATGTAGAGACAACATCAGTTAATCATATGGCTCAATTAATGGTAGGCAGAGAGGTAAACTTTGAAGCTGAGAAACTACCTGCTGAGTTTAAAGAGGAAGTATTAAAGGTAGAGCATCTAACCGTTAAAAATGAAGATGGGTTTGAAGTAGTGAAAGATGTATCCTTTACCATTCGCAGCGGTGAAATCTTTGCCATTGCAGGGGTTGCAGATAATGGACAGGTTGAAATAGCGGATGCAATAGCTGGACTAACAAAAGTCAGCAACGGAACTATACATCTTAATGGCAAGGATATCACGAATGAAACAATAAGAAGCAGAACAGAAGCAGGTATATCGTATATCCCTGAAGATAGACAAAGCTTTGGCTTATTTTTGGATTTCGATTTAGCTACTAACCTAGCATTAAAGCAGTATTATAAGGAGCCTTTTTCTAGTAAGTGGATGCTAAATAAAGAGGAATTCGAGCGATCTGGCAGTGAGTTGATTGATAAATATGATATTAGAAGCGGACAAGGCGTCAAAACGCAAGTTCGTTCGATGAGCGGCGGTAATCAGCAAAAAGCCATTATTGCTCGAGAAATCGAATTACAATCACCTCTTATGATCTTCGTTCAACCAACACGGGGAGTAGATATTGGCGCAATCGAAAATATCCATAAGATGATCATTCAGGAACGTGATCGTGGAAAAGCGATTCTCCTTATATCATTGGAGCTAGATGAAATTATGAATGTAGCAGATACGATAGGAGTTATCTATAATGGCCAACTTCAAAAGATTGCTAGCAGAGAGTCATTAACGACCAATGAAGTCGGTGAATATATGATGGGGGCAAAGCATGAGTAA